The following are from one region of the Rhodospirillales bacterium genome:
- a CDS encoding enoyl-CoA hydratase, protein MTAAAQARIEATLLRADGDGVATLTLNRPAQRNALARELMTALERELAAIAEDRSVRVVVIAGSGPAFCAGHDLKEMRANPGRKFQEALFRQCSRIMLAITRLPQPVIARVHGPAFAAGCQLVATCDIAIAADTTTYSTPGVHIGLFCSTPMVALSRAVSRKAAMHMLLTGDVIDAKRAHEIGLVTRIVPPADLDRALAETTETLLAKSSRVLKIGKEAFYRQIEMGLADAYDYASRVATENMMLKDAGEGIDAFIAKRPPRWTES, encoded by the coding sequence ATGACCGCCGCCGCCCAGGCCAGAATCGAAGCCACGCTGCTGCGCGCCGACGGGGACGGCGTCGCCACGCTCACCCTTAACCGGCCGGCGCAACGCAACGCGCTCGCGCGCGAATTGATGACGGCGCTGGAGCGGGAGCTGGCCGCCATTGCCGAAGACCGTTCGGTGCGCGTCGTCGTGATCGCGGGCTCGGGCCCCGCCTTTTGCGCCGGCCACGATTTGAAGGAAATGCGCGCCAACCCGGGTCGCAAATTCCAGGAGGCGCTGTTCCGTCAATGCAGCCGTATCATGCTCGCCATCACCCGCTTGCCCCAGCCGGTGATCGCGCGCGTGCACGGCCCCGCCTTCGCCGCCGGGTGCCAGCTGGTCGCCACCTGCGACATCGCCATCGCCGCCGACACCACCACCTACTCGACGCCCGGAGTGCATATCGGCCTCTTCTGCTCGACCCCGATGGTGGCCTTGAGCCGGGCGGTGTCGCGCAAGGCGGCGATGCACATGCTGCTGACCGGGGACGTCATCGACGCCAAGCGGGCGCACGAGATCGGCCTCGTCACCCGGATCGTGCCGCCGGCGGACCTCGACCGCGCGCTCGCCGAAACGACCGAGACTTTGCTCGCCAAATCATCGCGCGTTCTCAAGATCGGCAAGGAGGCTTTTTACCGCCAGATCGAGATGGGCCTGGCCGACGCCTACGACTACGCGAGCCGGGTGGCGACCGAGAACATGATGCTCAAGGACGCGGGCGAAGGGATCGACGCCTTTATCGCCAAGCGCCCGCCCCGGTGGACCGAGTCATGA